In one Trichocoleus sp. genomic region, the following are encoded:
- a CDS encoding methyltransferase domain-containing protein, which produces MAETLTKLVYQTSQWSKSIFSVAHKALGAQAMNLLAPEAKPETEPWTPELAAIVQRRMQQLLDQDWHDAEQGVYPESLLFDDPWDDYALNYPLVWLDMTQIWERITGKRHQEFGSGIRTEGYPNYYVQNFHFQTDGYLSEQSANLYDLQVELLFNGTADAMRRRVLAPLSRGLSAFDIPPYQIRVLDVACGTGRTLRMIRKMLSQAALYGTDLSPTYLRKANQLLSRIPGELPQLIQANAEELPYLDNYFHGITSVFLFHELPPEARQHVIEQCFRVLQPGGVFVICDSIQMSDSPELEVAMRNFPAMFHEPYYRHYTTDDLTARLEKAGFVPVEPEIHFMSKYWVARKPA; this is translated from the coding sequence ATGGCTGAGACCCTCACTAAGCTGGTATACCAAACTTCTCAATGGAGCAAGAGCATCTTTAGTGTTGCTCATAAAGCTCTGGGCGCTCAAGCAATGAACCTTCTTGCACCAGAGGCAAAACCTGAAACTGAACCCTGGACTCCAGAATTAGCGGCGATCGTGCAGCGACGGATGCAGCAACTCTTAGACCAAGATTGGCATGATGCCGAACAGGGGGTTTATCCCGAAAGCCTGCTGTTTGATGACCCCTGGGATGACTATGCACTGAACTATCCGCTGGTCTGGCTGGATATGACCCAAATCTGGGAGCGCATTACTGGCAAACGTCATCAGGAGTTTGGTTCTGGAATTCGGACAGAAGGTTATCCAAACTATTACGTCCAAAATTTTCACTTTCAAACAGATGGTTATTTGAGTGAGCAGTCAGCGAATCTTTACGATTTGCAGGTTGAACTGCTGTTTAATGGCACAGCCGATGCCATGCGCCGAAGAGTGCTCGCTCCTTTAAGCCGGGGTCTCTCTGCTTTCGATATTCCTCCTTACCAAATTCGCGTCTTAGATGTGGCTTGTGGAACAGGGCGAACGCTGCGGATGATTCGTAAAATGCTGTCCCAGGCAGCCCTCTATGGCACTGATCTTTCGCCTACCTACCTCCGTAAAGCCAATCAACTCTTGTCTCGGATTCCGGGCGAACTGCCACAGCTCATTCAAGCGAATGCTGAAGAACTGCCCTATCTGGATAACTATTTTCACGGCATTACGAGCGTCTTCTTGTTTCATGAGCTTCCGCCTGAAGCAAGGCAGCATGTAATTGAGCAATGCTTTAGGGTTTTGCAACCGGGTGGTGTTTTCGTAATTTGTGACTCAATTCAGATGAGTGATTCGCCTGAACTGGAAGTGGCAATGCGGAACTTCCCAGCGATGTTCCACGAACCCTACTATCGCCACTACACTACAGACGACCTGACAGCACGTTTGGAGAAAGCGGGCTTCGTTCCCGTTGAGCCGGAAATTCACTTCATGAGCAAATATTGGGTCGCCCGTAAGCCAGCGTAA
- the cax gene encoding calcium/proton exchanger, with translation MSIKNIVSIGLLIFIPISIAAEHLGWGALTVFITSAIAIVPLAIWLSTATEEVALITGPSIGALLNAVFGNATELIIALVALRAGLIDIVKASITGTIISNLLLVMGLSMLLGGLRFKEQKFQPVVARVNGSTMTLAVTAIVLPAMVISTSTGIEPGAISHLSTTVAIVLILVYGLTLLFSLKTHSYLYDVGVVELEEQSQGAEIPEHKPNLLRWVGVLLIATIGVAFESEIFVGAVEEATAGLGLTPLFTGVILLPLVGGAAEYVSAVRVAMKNNMDLSVSIAMGSSLLVALLVAPILVIVGQIIGQPMDLNFNLFEVIAVTIAVAVANLISLDGQSNWLEGILLLATYVVLGAAFYFHPA, from the coding sequence ATGTCAATCAAAAATATTGTTTCGATCGGTCTATTGATTTTCATACCGATTTCCATTGCTGCTGAGCATCTTGGCTGGGGGGCGCTGACTGTTTTCATTACTTCGGCAATTGCGATCGTGCCGCTAGCAATTTGGCTCAGTACGGCGACTGAAGAAGTGGCTTTGATTACAGGGCCGTCGATTGGGGCTTTACTCAATGCAGTCTTTGGTAATGCAACCGAACTGATTATTGCCCTAGTCGCCTTAAGAGCAGGCTTGATTGATATCGTCAAAGCCAGCATCACCGGAACTATTATTAGTAACCTCCTGTTGGTGATGGGGCTTTCGATGCTGCTAGGCGGACTGCGCTTTAAGGAACAGAAGTTTCAGCCAGTCGTGGCACGGGTCAACGGATCAACCATGACACTAGCAGTCACCGCAATCGTGCTGCCCGCAATGGTGATCTCAACCTCGACAGGCATTGAGCCAGGGGCAATTAGCCATCTATCAACCACAGTGGCGATCGTGCTGATCCTGGTCTACGGGTTAACGCTGCTGTTTTCGCTAAAGACGCACAGCTATTTATATGATGTGGGCGTTGTCGAGTTAGAGGAGCAGTCTCAAGGCGCAGAAATTCCGGAGCATAAGCCCAATCTGCTGCGCTGGGTTGGTGTTCTGCTAATCGCGACGATCGGCGTTGCTTTTGAGTCAGAGATTTTTGTCGGTGCCGTAGAAGAAGCAACTGCTGGACTGGGACTCACCCCTTTATTTACAGGCGTGATTTTGCTGCCTCTGGTTGGAGGTGCGGCAGAATATGTCTCTGCGGTGCGAGTGGCAATGAAGAACAACATGGATCTATCAGTGTCGATCGCCATGGGGTCATCCCTGCTAGTCGCGCTTCTGGTTGCACCGATCCTGGTGATCGTTGGTCAAATTATTGGGCAACCTATGGATCTAAACTTCAACCTGTTTGAAGTGATTGCAGTGACAATCGCCGTTGCAGTTGCTAATTTAATTAGCTTAGATGGGCAATCGAACTGGTTAGAAGGAATTTTGCTGCTGGCAACTTATGTTGTCTTGGGAGCTGCCTTCTACTTCCACCCTGCCTAA
- the cax gene encoding calcium/proton exchanger yields the protein MNIKNLIFTVLLVFVPISILAHYLEWGELTVFVTACLAVLPLAAWMGTATEEIAVVVGPSLGGLLNATFGNATELIIALVALKAGVVNVVKASLTGSIIGNLLLVMGFSMLLGGLRYKEQNFQPTIARLNASAMNLAVVAMLLPTAVNYTSEGIDQATLQKLSVVVAIALIVVYLLTLLFSMKTHSYLYDLGIAEEEEGGFTEEGQKPNMWLWIGVLFVVTILVAIESELLVGTLEEATRQLGLTELFTGIILLPIIGNAAEHATAVVVAVKNKMDLSVSVAMGSSLQIALFVAPVLVLVGWVIGQPMDLNFNPFELVAVAVAVFIANSVSSDGRSNWLEGTLLLATYLVLGAAFYFHPAIEGIG from the coding sequence ATGAATATCAAGAACCTCATTTTTACTGTTCTGCTGGTGTTCGTCCCAATCTCAATCCTGGCGCATTACTTGGAATGGGGAGAACTCACAGTCTTTGTTACTGCCTGTCTCGCTGTGCTGCCGCTTGCCGCCTGGATGGGAACCGCAACCGAAGAGATCGCGGTCGTTGTTGGACCTTCCCTGGGTGGGCTACTCAACGCAACTTTTGGCAACGCAACGGAACTAATCATTGCCCTGGTTGCCCTGAAAGCTGGAGTGGTGAACGTGGTAAAAGCCAGCCTTACCGGATCGATTATTGGCAATTTGCTGCTGGTCATGGGCTTCTCGATGTTGCTGGGTGGATTGCGCTACAAAGAACAAAACTTTCAGCCTACGATCGCCCGTCTGAATGCTTCCGCCATGAATCTGGCTGTAGTGGCGATGCTCTTACCAACGGCAGTCAATTACACTTCAGAGGGCATTGATCAAGCAACGCTACAAAAATTGTCGGTGGTGGTGGCGATCGCTCTGATAGTGGTCTACCTGCTCACCCTACTCTTTTCAATGAAGACCCACAGCTATTTATATGATTTGGGCATTGCGGAAGAGGAAGAAGGCGGTTTTACCGAGGAAGGTCAAAAGCCAAATATGTGGCTGTGGATTGGAGTCTTGTTTGTCGTCACGATCCTGGTAGCGATCGAATCAGAACTCCTGGTTGGCACACTTGAAGAAGCAACAAGACAGCTTGGGCTAACAGAGCTATTCACAGGAATTATCTTACTGCCCATTATTGGCAATGCAGCAGAACATGCCACTGCTGTCGTGGTTGCAGTGAAAAACAAAATGGATCTGTCTGTATCAGTCGCAATGGGTTCAAGTTTACAAATTGCGCTTTTCGTTGCTCCAGTTCTGGTACTCGTTGGTTGGGTAATTGGTCAACCGATGGATTTGAATTTCAATCCGTTTGAACTCGTTGCGGTTGCCGTTGCCGTTTTCATTGCTAATTCTGTGAGTTCTGATGGGCGATCGAACTGGTTAGAAGGAACGCTTTTATTGGCAACATACCTTGTTTTAGGAGCCGCTTTCTACTTCCATCCCGCGATTGAAGGGATTGGCTAA
- a CDS encoding GH1 family beta-glucosidase, producing the protein MTHYSFPDDFIWGAATAAYQIEGAVKAEGRQPSVWDTFSATPGRVLNGDTGAIACDHYHRYREDIQLMAELGIKHYRFSLSWCRVVPDGRGAVNEAGVDFYRRLVDCLLEYGITPHATLFHWDSPQALEDLYGSWRSREIAHDFADYVTAIVSRLGDRVTNWMTLNEIPCFTHLGYGVKQIPPHAPGTVVSTPKEVWQTSHHALLAHGLGCQAIRSATPVPCSVALVDNFAVTVPIAESADHIAAAQAAFPYAGQNGGILYPAVTGAYHPGFLQQLGQDAPNIQEGDLSIIHQPIDLLGFNVYTGVYVRAIDHYPGYEFLSFPKTYPRLHMPWLQIVPEALYWGVRHLSETVNQPNLPVLITENGCAVEDELNKGEVIDSDRIFYLRQYLRMAHRAISEGYPLKGYFVWSLLDNFEWAWGYDRRFGITYVNYQDQRRLTKASGNWYAECIRQKGVV; encoded by the coding sequence ATGACTCATTACTCATTTCCCGATGACTTTATTTGGGGAGCCGCGACTGCTGCCTATCAAATTGAAGGAGCCGTGAAAGCGGAGGGTCGTCAGCCGAGTGTGTGGGATACCTTTAGTGCGACTCCTGGTCGGGTTCTCAATGGGGATACGGGAGCGATCGCCTGTGATCACTATCATCGCTACCGAGAAGACATTCAGCTAATGGCGGAACTGGGAATCAAACACTACCGCTTTAGCCTTTCCTGGTGTCGAGTCGTTCCAGACGGTCGCGGAGCCGTGAATGAGGCAGGGGTTGACTTTTACCGACGGTTGGTCGATTGCTTGCTGGAATATGGCATTACGCCTCACGCAACGCTGTTTCACTGGGACAGCCCTCAGGCATTGGAAGACTTGTATGGTTCTTGGCGCAGCCGAGAAATTGCCCATGATTTTGCTGATTATGTGACTGCGATCGTGAGTCGGTTGGGCGATCGGGTCACAAATTGGATGACCTTGAATGAAATCCCTTGTTTTACGCATCTGGGTTATGGAGTGAAGCAGATACCGCCTCATGCGCCGGGGACAGTGGTTTCAACCCCAAAAGAAGTGTGGCAAACCTCGCATCATGCGCTATTGGCCCACGGTTTAGGCTGTCAGGCAATTCGATCGGCTACTCCGGTTCCCTGTTCTGTCGCGTTGGTCGATAACTTTGCGGTGACAGTGCCGATCGCGGAATCTGCTGATCATATCGCAGCAGCCCAAGCGGCATTTCCCTACGCAGGACAGAACGGTGGAATTCTATATCCGGCAGTGACAGGGGCATATCATCCAGGATTTTTGCAGCAGTTAGGGCAAGATGCCCCCAATATTCAAGAAGGTGATCTCAGTATTATTCATCAACCGATCGATTTGCTTGGGTTCAATGTATACACAGGTGTTTATGTCAGAGCGATCGATCATTATCCGGGCTATGAGTTTTTATCTTTTCCTAAAACCTATCCGCGACTGCATATGCCCTGGCTACAGATTGTTCCAGAAGCTTTGTACTGGGGTGTGCGCCATTTGAGCGAAACTGTGAATCAGCCTAATCTTCCTGTTCTGATTACTGAAAATGGTTGTGCAGTTGAAGATGAATTAAATAAGGGCGAAGTAATAGATAGCGATCGAATCTTCTATTTGCGCCAGTATTTAAGAATGGCACATCGAGCAATTAGTGAAGGCTATCCGTTGAAAGGCTATTTTGTTTGGAGTTTACTCGATAATTTTGAATGGGCTTGGGGCTACGATCGACGGTTCGGAATTACTTATGTTAACTATCAAGATCAACGTAGATTGACGAAGGCGAGTGGCAACTGGTATGCAGAGTGTATTCGACAAAAAGGGGTTGTCTGA
- a CDS encoding YbjN domain-containing protein, producing MSTYEMDLEPPTDPDAAGQTSTSMNYIDLIETVIASLQEENSAMISHTDSGYLWKFKYGSVEVFVQLPGTAEDDILTVWSSVLKLPVNNEAGLMRKLMEMNWSSTLESRFAVIEDQVVVCSRRTLAELSPGEVSRNITIVATIADDNDEALQAEFS from the coding sequence ATGAGCACATACGAAATGGATCTGGAACCCCCTACCGATCCCGATGCGGCTGGTCAAACCTCGACCTCCATGAACTACATTGATCTGATTGAAACCGTCATTGCTAGCCTGCAAGAAGAAAACAGTGCAATGATCAGCCATACAGATTCTGGGTATCTGTGGAAGTTCAAATATGGCAGCGTCGAAGTCTTCGTGCAGCTTCCCGGTACCGCTGAAGATGACATTCTCACAGTATGGTCTTCTGTCTTGAAGTTGCCAGTCAACAATGAAGCTGGTCTGATGCGAAAGCTAATGGAAATGAACTGGTCTAGCACCCTCGAATCGCGCTTTGCAGTGATCGAAGATCAGGTCGTGGTTTGCTCTCGTCGCACTCTGGCAGAACTCTCGCCCGGTGAAGTTTCTCGCAATATCACAATCGTGGCGACCATTGCCGACGACAACGATGAAGCACTGCAAGCCGAATTTAGTTAG
- a CDS encoding biotin/lipoate A/B protein ligase family protein, giving the protein MSDFSDIWRFIPPICAPGQVQMSIDQWLLEQHQQGLQPPTLRFYTWSPVAISLGYHQKQYPEHWQALGWQDQPVDLVRRPSGGRAVLHQGDLTYAVIASGFSGTRMQAYGQICEFLIQGWRSIGVELQYGTAGRGYIHNPNCFGTATVADLVLPNGEKLIGSAQLRRGDAILQHGSIRLAPDPLLFQQVFGVPLEPIDLPPGLIQSELIPTVIDALTKAASDCFGIQLVTQPLSKAEWRSILPAACN; this is encoded by the coding sequence GTGTCTGATTTTTCCGATATCTGGCGGTTTATCCCACCGATTTGTGCTCCCGGTCAAGTTCAAATGTCGATCGATCAGTGGCTGCTGGAGCAACATCAACAGGGATTACAGCCGCCAACACTCCGCTTTTATACCTGGTCGCCTGTCGCGATTTCACTGGGATATCACCAAAAACAATATCCCGAACATTGGCAAGCTCTAGGCTGGCAGGATCAGCCAGTCGATTTGGTGCGTCGTCCTAGCGGCGGCAGAGCTGTATTGCATCAGGGCGATCTCACTTATGCCGTAATTGCTTCAGGCTTTTCAGGCACCAGGATGCAGGCATATGGACAAATTTGTGAATTTTTGATCCAGGGCTGGCGATCGATCGGCGTTGAACTACAGTATGGTACGGCTGGACGTGGCTATATTCACAATCCCAACTGCTTCGGCACAGCCACCGTTGCTGATCTGGTTCTGCCCAACGGCGAAAAACTGATTGGCAGTGCCCAACTCCGTCGGGGAGACGCCATCTTGCAGCATGGCTCAATCCGCCTGGCTCCCGATCCGCTCCTATTCCAGCAAGTTTTTGGCGTTCCCCTCGAACCGATCGATCTCCCCCCAGGCTTGATCCAATCTGAACTAATTCCAACCGTGATCGATGCCCTCACTAAGGCGGCCTCTGATTGTTTTGGCATACAGCTTGTCACCCAACCCCTCAGTAAAGCCGAGTGGCGTTCGATACTTCCAGCCGCTTGCAATTAG